Proteins encoded by one window of Salvia splendens isolate huo1 chromosome 5, SspV2, whole genome shotgun sequence:
- the LOC121803998 gene encoding zinc finger CCCH domain-containing protein 18-like, whose protein sequence is MDVDRLSACCDSDLGEGEWKASEEQKSREEEDESERTPVAELVPKEMERDGIYLNETARKKVLMTDEEFEELLNEITRMEDDTSKMAEGLDLVSEAVGKSEEAGTRNDPEGLAHQPVDKVEEKQTEEGEPKSVTPQPEAGESDTQIEEKNTEGQPAEPEQVVTPVLKPKTVKRKLVFKGDPKEERLKPKRVSQRCLGKWTSNKAGANTAASALEISSEEHRATPTKPGEESLSATNLKDASTATEVVSPTPSDQREETDTMAEGLDLTSESVGHPEPGDDSTHIRLENQSTAQKEPSTPTEERPEEHEDGDEDRYRKERKRKGTTPVKKKPSSKKQCTVNTGIAITESDQRAPPRRKEPSDSEYTASEESGSESDVSLEDEE, encoded by the coding sequence ATGGATGTTGATCGTCTTTCTGCCTGTTGTGACTCTGACCTAGGGGAAGGTGAATGGAAGGCAAGCGAGGAGCAGAAGAGCcgggaggaagaagatgaatcgGAGAGAACACCGGTAGCAGAACTCGTTCCCAAAGAAATGGAAAGGGATGGGATATATCTGAACGAAACGGCCAGAAAAAAAGTCCTTATGactgatgaggagtttgaggagctTTTGAACGAGATAACCAGGATGGAAGATGACACTTccaagatggctgagggtctggacctcgtaTCGGAGGCAGTAGGAAAGAGTGAAGAAGCTGGTACAAGGAACGACCCAGAAGGCCTAGCCCACCAGCCAGTAGACAAGGTGGAAGAGAAACAGACCGAAGAGGGAGAGCCGAAGTCGGTGActccccagccagaagcagGGGAGAGTGATACACAAATCGAGGAGAAGAATACCGAGGGACAACCAGCGGAACCAGAGCAGGTGGTAACACCAGTATTGAAACCGAAAACagttaaaagaaaattggtgtTTAAAGGTGATCCAAAGGAAGAACGGCTGAAGCCAAAGAGAGTATCGCAAAGATGCCTCGGGAAATGGACATCCAACAAGGCAGGAGCAAACACGGCAGCAAGTGCATTGGAAATCTCTAGTGAAGAACACAGGgctactcctacaaaacctggggaggaatcCTTGTCGGCTACCAACTTGAAAGATGCCTCGACAGCAACCGAGGTGGTCTCACCCACGCCGAGTGACCAGAGGGAAGAAACTGAcacgatggctgagggtctggacctcacATCGGAGTCAGTAGGGCACCCAGAGCCAGGAGATGACAGTACCCATATCCGCTTGGAGAACCAGTCTACTGCCCAGAAGGAGCCTTCAACACCAACAGAGGAGAGACCGGAGGAACATGAAGACGGAGATGAGGACAGATACCGCAAggagaggaaaaggaaggggaCAACCCCTGTTAAGAAGAAACCAAGCAGTAAGAAGCAATGCACGGTCAACACCGGCATCGCCATCACAGAGTCAGATCAGAGAGCCCCACCGCGCCGAAAGGAGCCGAGTGACAGTGAGTATACTGCGAGTGAAGAATCAGGGTCAGAAAGCGACGTCTCCCTAGAGGACGAGGAGTAG